A DNA window from Novipirellula aureliae contains the following coding sequences:
- a CDS encoding Calx-beta domain-containing protein: MPRLTKRFQRPRRSSRRRTQPQVTRPRFEQLEDRRLLAAMSLLPSTGASFQENGLNVVSVAAESTVRFVASIENAENPIRAFVLNFGNSSNDLILANYSGSEVFTDVFDGVLESTQGDYVVGGGVESVPDSESDSGVAIGSATSVGTFDVTVPAVAGDYRLTLDFNALDPRATQLVDSNGARLPITDYGTIVLRVVDPDQAIVTASPVEQSVTEADGSFIVNVSLSKSSDEAIVVPYSIGGTATLTSDFVVPASPLVIPAGETSAEIVITITNDFVVEEDETVVVALGNPANASVGAESVSTTTIVDDDSDLPLVSLSTLDESIAEDGGATTLIVSLSRVAEVDVSVPYSIAGSATGDGVDYSIDPLSLVVIPAGATTAEISLASVDDLILETNETIIVRLDAPTGAELGTAIREVVAIIDDDQTPAPEVGFTVPEWTIDESAGSLSIRVVLSSQSDKTITVPYTIGGTASSGSDYTISASPLTFEPGTTSANIVINVVDDEFVENDETVSIALGLPSGATLGAISTETITIRNNDVLPPPKMTLSTVTDRVGEDARFVVFKAELSEPRSEIITVPFSISGTMTYDLDYASLMNQVRFEYGETERYFRVYIADDREHEMDEQLTVSLGIPNGADLGDVTSQTVTIEDNDDPPPVITFHHPTDSISEEVILMPELGNQFTQRANEIVIAATLAYPRDYVVRVPYSLSIPGVNGVPESGGAINGRDYFTMPSEIVFMPGETTGQIVLLANDDSMTESSESVVISIAESIDATAGETPSTTITITDTLPIEEGVSQAQVEPDTGLRTVAFPTDVDGNGETTPLDALLIVNHLNRDRDASVADGELAADSTRAYDVNGDGSITPFDALLVINQLSEVAAASNDWGQNEAVQSDDLSTESPGLQLSSTLYDRAREGTREGTGEGENTVESNLRSQANIDEIEQASLDAIYQGQHDTNQPSEWEHVDSIMAELGEWTIQTDLVGR, from the coding sequence ATGCCCCGCCTGACGAAACGTTTCCAACGCCCCCGTCGTTCCAGTCGCCGTCGCACCCAACCCCAAGTGACTCGGCCTCGATTCGAGCAACTCGAAGATCGCAGACTCTTGGCCGCGATGAGCCTATTGCCATCGACGGGGGCATCGTTCCAAGAAAATGGCCTGAACGTCGTCTCGGTTGCGGCGGAATCGACCGTCCGCTTTGTCGCCTCGATCGAGAACGCCGAGAATCCTATTCGCGCATTTGTTTTGAATTTTGGCAATAGTTCCAATGACCTGATTTTGGCCAACTACTCCGGGTCTGAAGTTTTTACGGATGTTTTTGATGGGGTCCTCGAATCGACTCAAGGCGATTATGTGGTTGGCGGGGGTGTCGAGTCTGTCCCCGACAGCGAGTCCGATAGTGGCGTTGCAATCGGCTCTGCGACCTCCGTTGGCACGTTTGACGTGACCGTGCCTGCGGTCGCAGGCGATTATCGTTTAACACTTGACTTCAATGCCTTGGATCCTCGAGCAACCCAGTTGGTCGATTCTAACGGTGCTCGTTTGCCGATCACTGACTACGGAACCATCGTTTTGAGGGTGGTCGATCCTGATCAAGCGATCGTGACCGCATCGCCCGTTGAGCAAAGTGTTACCGAAGCGGACGGGTCGTTTATCGTCAATGTCTCTTTGTCGAAGTCTTCGGATGAAGCGATCGTCGTCCCCTACTCGATCGGCGGTACGGCAACTTTAACCAGTGACTTTGTCGTCCCAGCAAGCCCTTTGGTCATTCCAGCGGGCGAAACGTCAGCCGAGATTGTGATTACCATCACGAACGATTTTGTCGTAGAGGAAGATGAAACCGTCGTTGTTGCGCTTGGCAATCCAGCGAACGCCTCCGTCGGTGCCGAAAGTGTTAGTACGACCACGATCGTTGACGACGATAGCGATTTGCCACTTGTTTCGCTCAGCACGCTTGATGAGAGTATTGCGGAAGATGGTGGTGCGACAACTCTCATCGTGTCCTTGTCAAGAGTTGCCGAAGTCGATGTTTCCGTTCCCTACTCCATTGCGGGTTCGGCAACGGGTGACGGCGTGGATTATTCGATAGATCCCCTTTCGCTTGTCGTCATTCCTGCGGGTGCGACAACCGCAGAGATTTCCCTAGCGAGTGTCGATGATTTGATTCTTGAAACAAACGAAACGATCATCGTGCGTCTCGATGCACCGACGGGTGCTGAATTAGGCACAGCGATTCGAGAAGTGGTGGCGATCATTGACGATGATCAAACACCGGCACCGGAGGTTGGCTTTACGGTCCCCGAATGGACCATTGACGAGTCCGCCGGGTCTCTCTCGATTCGAGTCGTCCTGTCATCTCAGAGCGACAAAACGATTACCGTTCCGTATACGATCGGTGGAACGGCTTCGAGTGGATCCGACTACACGATTTCTGCATCGCCATTGACCTTTGAACCTGGCACGACGTCGGCAAACATTGTGATCAATGTTGTCGATGATGAGTTCGTTGAGAATGACGAGACGGTATCGATCGCACTGGGGCTTCCGTCAGGAGCGACACTGGGAGCCATTTCAACGGAAACGATTACCATTCGAAACAATGACGTTCTTCCACCTCCTAAGATGACGTTGTCAACGGTCACCGACCGAGTTGGCGAAGATGCTCGGTTCGTTGTGTTTAAGGCCGAATTGTCTGAACCGCGTAGCGAGATCATTACGGTCCCGTTTTCAATCTCAGGAACGATGACCTACGACTTGGATTATGCCAGCTTGATGAACCAAGTTCGCTTTGAATATGGTGAAACCGAGCGGTATTTTCGAGTGTATATCGCGGATGATCGAGAGCATGAAATGGACGAACAGTTGACCGTTTCCTTGGGGATTCCAAACGGTGCCGATTTGGGAGATGTGACGTCGCAAACCGTTACGATCGAAGACAACGATGATCCACCACCGGTGATCACCTTCCATCATCCAACCGATTCGATTTCCGAAGAGGTAATTCTCATGCCCGAGCTTGGCAACCAGTTTACTCAGCGGGCAAATGAAATTGTCATTGCAGCGACGCTAGCTTACCCAAGAGACTATGTGGTTCGCGTTCCGTACTCGCTAAGCATCCCAGGGGTAAACGGAGTTCCCGAAAGTGGCGGCGCGATCAACGGACGTGATTATTTCACCATGCCCTCGGAAATCGTCTTTATGCCAGGCGAAACCACGGGCCAAATCGTGCTGCTGGCAAACGACGACTCGATGACCGAGTCAAGCGAATCCGTTGTTATCTCGATCGCAGAATCGATCGACGCGACCGCTGGCGAGACACCGTCAACCACGATCACGATTACCGACACCCTGCCGATCGAAGAAGGTGTTTCGCAAGCACAAGTCGAACCTGATACGGGACTTCGCACCGTTGCGTTCCCAACCGATGTTGATGGCAATGGAGAAACGACACCGCTTGATGCGCTACTTATCGTGAACCATTTAAACCGTGACCGAGACGCGAGCGTCGCAGACGGAGAATTGGCTGCGGATTCAACCCGTGCTTACGACGTCAACGGTGACGGATCGATTACGCCGTTCGATGCATTGTTGGTTATCAATCAATTGAGCGAGGTTGCCGCGGCGTCAAACGATTGGGGGCAAAACGAAGCGGTTCAGAGCGACGACCTCTCCACAGAATCACCTGGATTGCAATTAAGCTCAACTTTGTACGATCGTGCCAGAGAAGGAACCAGAGAAGGAACCGGAGAAGGAGAAAATACGGTTGAATCCAACCTTCGATCGCAGGCGAACATCGACGAAATCGAGCAGGCTTCTTTGGATGCGATATATCAAGGACAACACGATACGAACCAGCCATCGGAATGGGAGCATGTTGACTCGATCATGGCGGAGCTCGGCGAATGGACGATTCAAACCGATTTGGTAGGCCGATAG
- a CDS encoding histidine kinase: MTEANSPSVVFLSGDLMFASRVRGAAEQSGYQFRFGASLPEGDLSSVKFVIVDLATRSKLIPTIVSEVVNRCGGARLIAYAPHVQMDRIKAAREAGVPVVLTRGQLDGSLGTLFSDLPK, from the coding sequence ATGACCGAAGCCAATTCACCTAGCGTTGTTTTTTTGTCAGGCGACTTAATGTTTGCGTCGCGGGTTCGCGGCGCGGCCGAACAGTCCGGTTACCAATTCCGGTTTGGGGCTTCTTTACCCGAGGGAGATCTTTCTTCGGTAAAATTCGTGATTGTCGACCTGGCAACCCGTAGCAAATTGATTCCTACAATCGTCTCGGAGGTTGTCAACCGGTGCGGAGGAGCAAGACTGATCGCCTACGCGCCTCACGTCCAAATGGACCGAATAAAAGCAGCTCGCGAAGCTGGCGTCCCGGTCGTGTTAACGCGTGGCCAATTGGATGGATCGCTTGGAACACTTTTTAGCGATTTGCCCAAATAG
- a CDS encoding DUF4272 domain-containing protein, whose protein sequence is MIANDMPLQIHAYSTLRMPIAPDFPCRSLHQEHRLDAHLPPSLQELMNRVMEGGNREMTQSLYAVMRHIERVHHHYRFEIAEAELQQISKWAWESNSILVYPDRSVRDPAGHRLVDTETGLPDEHAKIPFPVDARERKLVSEQTLRNRLIDTPESLPPVISELEVEFRDADEVAWRCLALFMVAVRAESLSAGKPIPIGKLREKSPMAFEALTPNEIEFLNTDHPDQQSVVNFLWRYEALFTLQWALGMHAHMPFPDEICDVPKVAELQIAQPNRLQVAEAELRQGSSHASRELLDAVDMNYRMLWAARNAKVHDQTPPSGIDGGVISERQHALNWIIQFENADWDDVDIPS, encoded by the coding sequence TTGATCGCGAACGATATGCCGCTACAAATTCACGCTTACAGCACGTTACGGATGCCCATCGCCCCGGACTTCCCCTGCCGATCGCTTCACCAGGAACATCGTTTGGATGCGCATCTGCCCCCCTCTCTTCAAGAATTGATGAATCGGGTGATGGAGGGTGGCAACCGAGAAATGACGCAGTCGCTGTATGCTGTGATGAGACATATTGAACGAGTCCATCATCATTACAGGTTCGAGATTGCCGAAGCGGAATTGCAGCAAATATCCAAGTGGGCATGGGAAAGCAATTCGATTCTGGTTTACCCTGATCGGTCGGTACGTGATCCCGCGGGGCACCGATTGGTGGATACGGAAACAGGTTTGCCCGACGAACATGCCAAGATCCCTTTTCCGGTCGATGCTCGCGAGCGGAAATTGGTCAGCGAGCAAACGCTACGCAATCGCTTAATCGATACCCCTGAATCGTTGCCTCCGGTGATCAGTGAGCTGGAGGTTGAGTTTCGTGATGCGGATGAAGTGGCGTGGCGTTGCTTAGCACTTTTCATGGTTGCGGTGCGAGCAGAATCGTTGTCCGCCGGAAAGCCGATTCCGATTGGCAAACTACGTGAAAAATCGCCGATGGCCTTTGAAGCCCTCACCCCCAACGAAATCGAATTTTTAAACACGGACCATCCCGACCAGCAAAGCGTCGTCAACTTTCTATGGCGTTATGAAGCGTTGTTTACTCTTCAATGGGCACTTGGAATGCACGCACACATGCCGTTCCCCGACGAGATTTGTGATGTACCCAAAGTTGCCGAGTTACAAATCGCCCAGCCAAACCGATTGCAGGTCGCCGAGGCGGAGCTGCGTCAAGGATCAAGCCATGCAAGCCGAGAGCTTTTAGATGCCGTGGACATGAACTATCGGATGCTATGGGCGGCTCGCAATGCGAAAGTTCACGATCAAACGCCGCCATCCGGGATCGATGGGGGCGTGATTAGCGAACGGCAACATGCTCTTAATTGGATCATCCAATTCGAGAATGCCGATTGGGATGATGTCGATATCCCGTCCTAA
- the tgt gene encoding tRNA guanosine(34) transglycosylase Tgt, protein MSHFQYNIHHQDPATAARRGVFTTPHGRVQTPGFMPVGTQATVKGLTIDQVAATGAEMILGNTYHLALRPGHETVRRLGGLHGMTLWQGPILTDSGGFQIFSLEGIREVSEQQATFRSHIDGAIIQLTPEHSIEIQESLGSDVAMVLDHVVALPAEPDAVVDAMERSIRWAKRCLNAATRDDQARFAIVQGGLDAKLRAECATELSSLAFEGFAIGGLSVGEPPEEMYRITAATCPHLPTDKPRYLMGVGTPIDLLENIARGIDLFDCVMPTRNGRNAMAFTDRGQIKIRNAVHREDTRPLDPDCHCVACRHSRGYLRHLFIAKEMLGPILLSIHNLTYYQRIMAEARAAIELGRFSEYVAKKKKGWLSQPTTNAETRG, encoded by the coding sequence ATGAGTCATTTCCAGTACAACATTCATCATCAAGACCCGGCGACCGCGGCTCGCCGAGGCGTTTTTACAACCCCCCACGGCCGCGTCCAAACGCCAGGGTTTATGCCGGTCGGCACACAAGCCACGGTGAAGGGATTGACGATTGATCAGGTTGCTGCGACCGGAGCGGAGATGATCTTGGGCAACACCTATCACTTAGCACTCCGTCCGGGGCATGAAACCGTGCGACGGCTTGGCGGGCTACATGGGATGACCCTTTGGCAAGGCCCGATTTTGACCGACAGTGGTGGGTTTCAGATTTTCAGTTTAGAAGGGATCCGAGAAGTTAGTGAACAACAGGCAACGTTTCGCAGCCATATCGATGGGGCTATCATTCAACTAACGCCTGAACATAGCATTGAAATTCAAGAGTCACTCGGTAGCGATGTCGCAATGGTTTTGGATCATGTGGTCGCCTTGCCTGCCGAACCGGATGCGGTCGTTGATGCCATGGAACGCTCGATTCGCTGGGCCAAGCGATGTTTGAATGCGGCGACACGCGACGACCAAGCTCGCTTTGCGATCGTGCAAGGCGGTTTGGACGCCAAACTTCGTGCCGAGTGTGCAACCGAACTTTCAAGCCTGGCTTTTGAAGGCTTTGCAATTGGTGGATTGAGTGTCGGTGAGCCGCCCGAGGAAATGTACCGGATCACTGCTGCAACCTGCCCTCATTTGCCAACCGACAAGCCCCGCTACCTTATGGGCGTTGGCACCCCGATCGATTTGCTCGAAAATATTGCCCGCGGTATCGATTTGTTTGATTGCGTGATGCCGACGAGGAATGGACGAAATGCGATGGCCTTTACCGATCGTGGGCAGATAAAGATCCGAAATGCGGTTCATCGCGAGGACACGCGTCCGCTCGACCCCGATTGCCACTGTGTGGCCTGCCGACATAGCCGAGGCTATCTACGTCATTTGTTTATCGCCAAGGAAATGCTCGGGCCGATTTTGTTGTCAATCCACAACTTGACCTATTATCAACGGATCATGGCCGAAGCGCGGGCCGCGATCGAGCTGGGGCGTTTTTCGGAGTATGTTGCAAAGAAGAAAAAAGGTTGGCTGTCTCAACCCACCACAAACGCGGAAACTCGCGGATAA
- a CDS encoding SulP family inorganic anion transporter translates to MLNFFRSQSATAKNDILSGLTVSLALVPEAIAFAFVAHVSPIIGLYSAFFIGLITAIFGGRPGMISGATAAMAVLVTILVKDHGIEYLFPTIVLCGVIQIVIGTAKLGKLIRLVPHPVMLGFVNGLAIVIGMAQLDSFKTFNASTGELSYLSGLPLVIMLLLALATMAIIWLLPRFTKAIPASLAAILSITLISLAINSTSSTNRVATVGDMLTSNSKAAAVDPSTVEAVSIKGDLPTLFFLEYTMPPLNMETLEIIFPIALMLAGVGLIESLMTLTLVDEITETRGRGNQECIGQGTANIVCGLFGGMGGCAMIGQSLINVNSGGRGRLSGITAAVCLLLFILFLAPVIERIPMAALVGVMFMVVIGTFEWASLKMFHRMPFSDMAVMVLVAGYTIVMHNLAAAVILGVIVSALVFSWKHALHLGADIQINEFGSKIYQLHGPLFFASVSSFKELFDPSKDPNDVVIDFYYTRVYDQSALEAINVLAEKYQTLGKRLHLTHLSEECKLLLDRAGDLVEVNVSEDPHYHVATDRLG, encoded by the coding sequence ATGCTCAACTTTTTCCGGTCGCAGTCCGCGACGGCTAAGAACGACATCCTATCCGGTTTAACTGTCTCGCTCGCATTGGTTCCCGAGGCGATTGCGTTCGCATTTGTTGCTCACGTATCACCGATCATCGGCCTTTATTCCGCGTTTTTCATCGGACTCATTACCGCGATCTTCGGTGGGCGGCCTGGAATGATTTCGGGCGCAACCGCAGCGATGGCCGTTTTAGTGACCATTTTGGTGAAGGATCATGGTATCGAATACTTGTTTCCCACGATTGTGCTATGTGGTGTGATCCAAATCGTCATTGGCACTGCCAAATTAGGGAAATTGATCCGTTTGGTCCCCCATCCCGTCATGTTGGGATTTGTGAATGGCTTGGCGATCGTCATCGGAATGGCTCAACTCGATTCCTTCAAGACCTTTAATGCGTCGACCGGCGAACTCAGTTACCTTAGCGGTTTGCCTTTGGTGATCATGCTTTTGCTCGCCTTGGCGACGATGGCGATCATTTGGTTGTTGCCGCGATTTACCAAAGCGATTCCTGCATCCTTGGCCGCCATCTTATCGATTACCCTGATCTCTTTGGCGATCAATTCGACCTCTTCAACCAATAGGGTCGCAACCGTTGGCGACATGTTGACGAGCAACTCGAAGGCTGCTGCAGTCGATCCGTCTACGGTTGAAGCCGTTTCGATCAAAGGCGATTTGCCAACGTTGTTTTTTCTCGAGTACACCATGCCGCCACTCAACATGGAAACACTCGAGATCATTTTTCCCATCGCCCTGATGCTTGCAGGCGTCGGTTTGATCGAATCACTGATGACGTTGACGTTGGTAGACGAAATTACGGAGACACGTGGTCGCGGAAACCAAGAATGTATTGGCCAAGGGACGGCAAATATCGTTTGTGGTTTGTTCGGCGGTATGGGTGGGTGTGCGATGATTGGCCAATCACTGATCAACGTCAACTCAGGTGGCCGCGGGCGTTTGTCAGGAATCACGGCCGCCGTCTGTTTGCTGCTCTTTATCTTGTTTCTCGCACCTGTCATTGAACGAATACCGATGGCCGCACTGGTCGGGGTGATGTTCATGGTCGTGATCGGGACATTCGAGTGGGCATCGCTCAAAATGTTCCATCGCATGCCGTTTAGCGACATGGCGGTTATGGTGTTGGTGGCTGGGTATACGATCGTTATGCACAACTTAGCCGCCGCTGTGATACTCGGCGTGATCGTCTCAGCGCTTGTCTTTTCATGGAAACATGCTTTGCATCTGGGAGCCGATATCCAAATCAACGAATTCGGTAGCAAAATTTACCAGTTACATGGACCGTTGTTTTTTGCTTCTGTGTCCTCGTTCAAAGAATTGTTCGATCCGTCCAAAGATCCAAACGACGTGGTCATTGATTTTTATTACACACGGGTCTACGACCAATCCGCTCTCGAGGCGATCAACGTGCTTGCCGAAAAGTACCAAACGCTTGGGAAACGACTGCATTTGACCCATCTCAGCGAAGAGTGCAAACTGCTTCTCGATCGAGCAGGAGACTTGGTCGAAGTCAACGTGTCGGAAGACCCCCATTACCACGTCGCGACCGACCGATTGGGCTAG
- a CDS encoding putative bifunctional diguanylate cyclase/phosphodiesterase, whose product MRCLDSFEPCRVLLVDDQQIVLDSYQNILTVLKAANSLTDDIVHDSEVDYITASPQQRFELCHALQGEQAIALAKQALLAGDPFEVAFVDSEMPPGISGIETVERLWEIDPTLQVILCPVDGEYSWSDVIERFGFVDNLLLLKKPFVDEDVLQLTVAMTQKRRALMESRIQIERLRDANDQLQIEIGNRVSIETELQHAATHDQLTKLPNRDFLKQKLTECFHLEHSKADSVAALVFLDLDNFKVINDSLGHAVGDALLVQVAQRLQAAVDRINQDASVQSCLDSLSSNNPSTIASLESVVARLGGDEFVVYLVNQNSENDILLFAEEIRFALCQVYHVLEHELSLGASIGIAYCSEVASTPEELMRNADLAMYRAKASGKHCIAVFDHAMHASMSKRLELEESLRSVLAEGGLRLVYQPIFDLRTGNLRALESLVRWEHPVKGLISPVDFIPVAEETGLIVPIGRWILEEACRTIRQMNGSKCFGLPIPISVNVSKRQIADSDFVDILVDVLETERIPASQLNLEITESLIMESPEEIADKLYKISQLGVQIHMDDFGTGHSSLSCLHRFPIDVLKIDRSFVSTMEPGDDYESIIHAIITLAHNLGTRVIAEGIETTRQLKQLRDLDCDHGQGYLYSKPKSIDEIVEMFQTDELNPVLNPRFGFCQYERLPVNVYLGESI is encoded by the coding sequence ATGCGTTGTCTTGATTCGTTCGAACCGTGCCGAGTTCTGTTGGTCGATGACCAACAGATCGTTCTCGATTCGTATCAAAACATCTTGACCGTGTTAAAGGCGGCAAATTCGTTGACCGATGACATTGTCCATGATTCAGAAGTGGATTATATCACTGCCTCACCACAACAACGCTTTGAACTTTGCCACGCACTACAAGGTGAGCAAGCTATCGCTCTCGCCAAGCAAGCTCTCTTAGCAGGCGACCCCTTTGAAGTGGCTTTTGTTGATTCGGAAATGCCACCTGGGATCAGCGGTATCGAAACGGTCGAACGACTTTGGGAAATCGATCCGACGTTGCAGGTGATCTTGTGTCCTGTAGATGGCGAGTATTCCTGGTCCGACGTGATTGAACGTTTTGGATTTGTCGATAACCTACTCCTCTTGAAGAAACCGTTTGTTGACGAGGATGTTTTACAACTCACGGTGGCGATGACTCAGAAACGTCGCGCCCTCATGGAAAGTCGCATTCAAATCGAACGGCTTCGCGACGCCAACGACCAATTGCAAATTGAAATCGGCAACCGTGTGTCGATAGAAACGGAACTGCAGCATGCCGCGACTCACGACCAATTGACCAAACTTCCCAACCGGGACTTCTTGAAACAGAAGCTTACCGAGTGCTTCCATTTAGAACACAGTAAAGCGGATTCGGTAGCCGCACTCGTGTTCTTGGATCTTGATAATTTCAAAGTCATCAACGATAGCTTGGGGCACGCGGTTGGAGATGCATTGTTAGTTCAAGTTGCACAGCGATTGCAGGCAGCGGTCGATCGGATCAACCAGGACGCTTCGGTCCAAAGCTGCTTGGATTCTTTGTCATCAAACAATCCAAGCACAATCGCCTCGCTTGAAAGCGTCGTTGCCCGTCTTGGGGGGGATGAGTTTGTTGTCTACCTGGTCAACCAAAACAGCGAAAACGACATCCTGCTTTTTGCGGAAGAGATAAGATTCGCACTTTGCCAAGTCTATCACGTTCTCGAACATGAATTGTCGCTCGGGGCGAGTATCGGGATCGCCTATTGTAGCGAGGTCGCATCGACCCCTGAAGAGTTGATGCGGAATGCCGATTTGGCGATGTACCGAGCGAAGGCTAGCGGCAAGCACTGCATTGCCGTCTTTGACCATGCCATGCACGCGTCGATGTCCAAACGATTGGAATTGGAAGAGTCATTGCGGAGCGTTCTCGCCGAAGGAGGACTTCGGCTCGTCTATCAACCGATCTTCGATCTTCGCACCGGAAACCTGCGTGCACTCGAATCACTGGTGCGGTGGGAACATCCCGTCAAAGGACTCATTAGTCCAGTCGACTTCATTCCCGTTGCGGAAGAAACCGGTTTGATTGTTCCAATCGGACGTTGGATCCTCGAAGAAGCCTGCCGTACGATCCGCCAAATGAATGGATCGAAATGCTTTGGCCTACCCATTCCAATCAGTGTCAATGTTTCGAAACGGCAGATCGCGGATTCTGATTTCGTAGACATTCTCGTCGATGTGCTCGAAACCGAACGAATTCCAGCAAGTCAACTGAACCTGGAAATCACCGAGTCGTTGATCATGGAAAGCCCTGAAGAAATCGCAGACAAACTATACAAAATCAGCCAACTGGGCGTGCAGATTCATATGGACGATTTCGGCACAGGGCACTCGTCGCTAAGTTGTTTGCATCGTTTTCCCATTGACGTTCTGAAAATTGATCGTTCGTTTGTTTCCACGATGGAACCAGGCGACGACTACGAGTCGATTATCCATGCCATCATCACATTGGCACATAATCTGGGTACCCGAGTGATCGCGGAAGGCATTGAAACAACTCGCCAATTAAAACAACTACGAGACTTGGATTGCGATCACGGCCAAGGATATTTGTACAGCAAACCGAAATCGATCGACGAGATTGTCGAGATGTTTCAAACCGATGAATTGAACCCTGTCCTCAACCCTCGTTTCGGGTTTTGCCAATACGAACGCTTACCTGTGAACGTCTATTTGGGTGAAAGTATTTAG
- a CDS encoding LutC/YkgG family protein, translated as MIQPIEPIQTATTKSRQTILDRLMAKEVESPGLPTPDPSKLTRFDDPLAKFSEILEGVGGQVHLIDDPRQVAEILGKTEVFSNAERIVSLVPEAVDNSFDISSIDDPHDLAAVDWTIARGEFFVAENGSIWIEGQSLPHRVLLFIAQYLAIVVSRREFVHHMHDAYARIEAPKSPFGVFVSGPSKTADIEQSLVLGAHGCRALQVFLTP; from the coding sequence ATGATCCAACCGATTGAGCCCATCCAAACGGCGACGACGAAGAGTCGTCAAACGATCCTCGACCGCTTGATGGCCAAAGAGGTCGAGTCGCCCGGTTTGCCGACCCCCGATCCATCCAAACTAACTCGCTTTGATGACCCACTAGCGAAGTTCTCGGAGATCTTAGAAGGGGTGGGTGGTCAAGTGCACTTGATCGATGATCCGCGGCAGGTTGCCGAGATCCTTGGCAAAACCGAGGTCTTTTCAAATGCGGAACGGATTGTTTCCCTTGTTCCCGAAGCGGTGGACAATTCGTTCGACATTTCATCGATCGATGATCCGCACGACCTGGCGGCTGTCGATTGGACGATCGCCCGAGGGGAGTTCTTTGTCGCGGAAAACGGTTCGATTTGGATCGAAGGCCAATCGCTGCCGCATCGCGTGCTGCTTTTCATCGCTCAGTATCTAGCGATCGTCGTATCTCGTCGTGAGTTCGTGCACCATATGCACGATGCCTACGCTCGTATTGAGGCTCCCAAATCACCTTTTGGCGTGTTCGTTTCTGGACCGAGCAAGACGGCTGATATCGAGCAGTCGCTGGTACTCGGGGCTCACGGATGCCGTGCATTGCAGGTGTTTTTGACACCCTAG